A genomic region of Exiguobacterium oxidotolerans JCM 12280 contains the following coding sequences:
- a CDS encoding type I restriction-modification system subunit M, whose amino-acid sequence MSVLNQQLFSAADSLRSKMDASEYKNYLLGLIFYKYLSDRVLERVVTLADKSFEDYDTQAKQTLLYVELLSDEEIKDDLVETLVDMLGYEIAPAYLFNVLADQAQQNTFQLNDLAKAFNDLSTKYIQFNGLFDDVDLQSKKLGSDDQQRNITITEVLKKLNHVELLGQSRDVIGDAYEYLISQFASEAGKKAGEFYTPHEVSDMMARIVAINHEDKKLFSVFDPTMGSGSLMLNVRNYLNYPETVKYHGQELNTTTFNLAKMNLILHGVKNEDMRLRNGDTLNKDWPTDEPYTFDAVLMNPPYSAHWSADATFLDDSRFNRYGKLAPKTKADFSFLLHGFYHLKDTGTMAIVLPHGILFRGAAEGVIRKKLLEDGSIDAVIGLPGNMFFGTTIPTTVVILKKNREARDVLFIDASKDFIKGKNQNKLSTEHIDRIIETYKKRKTVEKYAYVASFDEIKENDFNLNIPRYVDTFEEEEPIDLASIGQELKVIREKKAKLETSLFEMISSLQYDVKEAKWIQGALEVFNHE is encoded by the coding sequence ATGTCAGTATTAAATCAACAGCTATTTAGCGCAGCGGATAGTCTGCGTAGCAAGATGGATGCCTCGGAGTACAAAAACTACTTACTCGGATTGATTTTTTATAAGTACTTATCAGACAGAGTCTTAGAAAGAGTGGTCACGTTAGCGGATAAGTCTTTTGAGGATTATGATACGCAAGCAAAACAAACATTGTTATACGTAGAACTGCTCTCTGATGAGGAGATCAAAGATGATTTAGTAGAGACGCTTGTCGATATGCTCGGTTATGAAATTGCACCGGCTTATCTATTCAATGTCTTAGCGGATCAAGCACAACAAAATACGTTTCAATTGAATGATTTAGCGAAAGCATTTAATGATCTTTCGACAAAGTATATTCAATTCAATGGATTGTTTGATGATGTCGATCTACAGTCAAAGAAACTTGGATCGGATGACCAACAGCGGAATATTACGATTACTGAAGTATTGAAGAAATTGAACCATGTCGAGTTGCTGGGTCAAAGTAGGGATGTGATTGGTGACGCGTACGAATACTTAATCAGCCAATTTGCCTCAGAAGCAGGGAAAAAAGCAGGAGAGTTCTATACGCCGCATGAAGTTTCAGACATGATGGCGCGCATCGTCGCAATCAATCATGAAGATAAAAAGTTATTCAGTGTCTTCGATCCAACGATGGGATCCGGTTCTTTGATGTTGAACGTACGGAATTACTTAAATTATCCAGAGACGGTGAAGTATCACGGACAAGAGTTGAATACAACAACGTTTAACTTAGCGAAAATGAACTTAATCTTACATGGTGTGAAAAATGAAGATATGCGTCTTCGTAACGGTGATACACTAAATAAAGATTGGCCAACAGATGAACCCTATACATTTGATGCAGTATTGATGAACCCTCCATACTCAGCGCACTGGTCAGCGGATGCGACGTTTTTAGATGATTCTCGTTTTAATCGTTATGGGAAATTAGCGCCAAAAACGAAAGCGGACTTCTCGTTCTTGCTGCATGGTTTTTATCATTTAAAGGATACAGGAACGATGGCGATTGTCTTGCCACACGGTATTTTGTTCCGCGGAGCTGCTGAAGGGGTTATTCGCAAAAAGTTATTAGAAGATGGTAGCATCGATGCAGTCATCGGATTGCCAGGAAATATGTTCTTTGGTACAACTATTCCAACGACAGTTGTCATCTTGAAAAAGAATCGTGAGGCACGGGATGTTCTCTTCATAGATGCTAGCAAAGACTTTATAAAAGGGAAGAATCAAAATAAACTTTCAACCGAACACATCGACCGAATCATTGAAACATATAAAAAGCGAAAGACTGTTGAAAAATATGCTTATGTCGCAAGTTTTGATGAAATCAAAGAAAATGATTTCAACCTTAATATTCCGAGATATGTCGATACATTTGAAGAAGAAGAACCAATTGATTTGGCATCAATTGGTCAAGAACTAAAAGTAATTCGTGAAAAGAAAGCTAAATTGGAGACTAGTCTTTTTGAGATGATTTCATCACTTCAATATGATGTAAAAGAAGCAAAATGGATTCAGGGCGCATTAGAGGTGTTCAATCATGAATAA
- a CDS encoding RidA family protein — translation MNAFKKINTDQAPAAIGPYSQGFIANGTLYASGQIPTNPATGEMVAGGITEQTEQVMKNVDAILKEADLTPDRVVKTTCYLTSMEHFAAFNEVYAAYFEPHHHFPARSCIAVKELPKDALVEVEILGLV, via the coding sequence ATGAACGCATTCAAAAAAATCAACACAGACCAGGCTCCAGCTGCCATCGGTCCTTATTCCCAAGGCTTCATCGCTAACGGTACGTTATATGCCTCTGGTCAAATCCCGACCAATCCGGCAACGGGTGAAATGGTCGCCGGCGGGATTACGGAACAGACGGAACAGGTCATGAAAAATGTCGATGCGATCTTAAAAGAAGCCGATCTGACACCGGACCGTGTCGTCAAGACGACCTGTTATCTAACGAGCATGGAGCACTTCGCAGCCTTCAATGAAGTTTATGCTGCGTACTTCGAACCGCATCACCATTTCCCGGCCCGTTCGTGTATCGCTGTCAAAGAGTTGCCGAAAGATGCTTTGGTCGAGGTCGAGATTTTAGGATTAGTCTAA
- a CDS encoding nucleoside triphosphate pyrophosphohydrolase produces MPLYHKLVRDEIPTIIAKTGKQATFRTLEPEEFLAEAKRKLHEEVAEYEAAVTDADAVEELADLLELIQALAKTHGTTAEQLEAIRQDKQQQRGGFEERLYLVEVED; encoded by the coding sequence ATGCCTCTTTATCATAAGTTAGTCCGAGACGAAATTCCAACCATCATTGCGAAAACCGGAAAACAGGCGACGTTCCGTACGCTTGAGCCGGAAGAGTTTTTAGCGGAAGCAAAACGAAAGCTCCATGAGGAAGTCGCGGAATATGAAGCTGCGGTGACGGACGCGGATGCAGTCGAGGAGCTGGCTGACCTGCTCGAACTGATTCAGGCGTTAGCGAAGACACATGGTACGACGGCCGAACAACTGGAAGCTATCCGACAAGACAAACAGCAACAACGTGGTGGCTTTGAAGAACGACTTTATCTTGTCGAGGTGGAAGATTGA
- a CDS encoding type I restriction endonuclease subunit R, whose protein sequence is MVKLTHDDELTVERRLIEVLGEGHNQWNYRQDLKSEADLWLNLRHKITRNNLSEIGEYPITDVEFDKIKTELLSKTQTPFDAARWLKGENGISRITIEREDATLGSMSLVLYSNQDIGGGISTYEVVHQIAKQRSTEDGRDRRFDVTLLINGLPIVQIELKKVTAKDGVFQAHHQIKKYAEEGLFRNNIFSTLQLFVISNEQTTRYFANALPKDMHRKFIFSWRTTNNQKVDNLYEFVKQVLNIPDAHRLIANYTIVSEDQDNKALMVLHPYQIHAIEALFTAAMRHESGFVWHATGSGKTLTSFVSTKLLARKPGVDRTIMLIDRKDLDNQTTSEFTKFASEFNTGISTGTGSANSLIIGTSSSKKLSETLLSDTNSNTVIITTRQKLEAALRYAQKQEAEKGTQRFQKLIGQHIVFVIDECHRALSAEGMEAIKGFFPNSTWFGFTGTPIFNENKKQAQGQLARTTRDQYGEILHTYTIKNALEDGSVLGFQVEHEDTIEPVSLYNHIFSNLRADAKYADRTDEEIGTLIEEMDEMTKETYIPNDLYERDAHIEKVLQKLFRPDNAYTKFDFKNGRPQKSAILTTSSIAMAKRYYHAIQEMKQDPNWMAAHFAGHPLRKGRTIDDPDFPRIAITYSMQENTENATEVQEEMRQVIRAYNDYYGTAWSIEDIERYNGDINNRLARKKAEFKQFGKQIDLVIVVDRLLTGFDAPTIQTLFVDRNLSYANLIQAFSRTNRTYPDKTKGLVVTFRRPATMEENVRAATRLYSNENEDSSLIYPTYDESKKRFKKGYRVLKDIAPSPDVIDEHSPIDERVDFVKAYQEFNRVFEALATYDEYNNDMESSKALVDQVQVLEDFAGIYETVKGSLIEDEDDSDEERIDYSEIEFYAENSIKLYDIDSTYINQLLGTYSANSEDIRSEIEKALQKLGKSEIVKTVYHTILDAIDNEVVSPDEDIFGVKRRYFKQAYQEKIETFALEWCVDEQELYTSAVQYHIGMEKIPNVGRIIESKDFARYKDTHPEAILLKYGPGMKRSWRIVLDEEIIPLDQELR, encoded by the coding sequence GTGGTGAAGTTAACACATGATGATGAGCTAACCGTTGAACGACGATTGATTGAGGTCCTCGGAGAAGGGCATAACCAATGGAATTATCGTCAAGACTTAAAGTCCGAAGCGGATCTATGGCTTAATTTGCGTCACAAGATTACGCGGAATAACTTATCGGAGATTGGTGAATACCCAATTACTGACGTAGAGTTCGATAAGATCAAGACGGAATTGTTGTCAAAGACTCAAACTCCATTTGACGCTGCCCGCTGGCTAAAAGGGGAGAACGGCATTTCTCGAATTACGATTGAACGCGAAGATGCCACCCTTGGTTCGATGTCACTCGTTCTCTATTCCAACCAGGATATCGGTGGTGGGATCTCGACGTACGAAGTCGTCCATCAAATCGCAAAACAGCGATCGACGGAAGACGGACGCGATCGTCGCTTTGACGTTACGCTCTTAATCAACGGCTTACCAATCGTCCAAATCGAGTTGAAAAAAGTTACAGCGAAGGATGGAGTCTTTCAAGCGCATCATCAAATCAAGAAATACGCGGAAGAAGGATTGTTCCGGAATAACATCTTCTCGACGTTGCAGTTGTTCGTCATTTCGAATGAACAAACGACACGTTACTTTGCCAATGCACTGCCGAAGGACATGCATCGGAAGTTCATTTTCAGCTGGCGGACGACCAACAATCAGAAAGTTGATAATCTGTATGAGTTCGTCAAACAAGTCTTGAACATTCCCGATGCGCACCGCTTGATTGCGAACTATACAATCGTCAGTGAGGATCAAGACAATAAAGCGTTGATGGTGCTCCATCCGTATCAGATTCATGCGATTGAAGCACTCTTTACGGCAGCGATGCGTCATGAATCGGGCTTTGTCTGGCATGCGACAGGGTCCGGGAAGACGTTAACGAGTTTTGTCTCAACGAAGTTGTTAGCCCGGAAACCGGGAGTCGATCGGACGATCATGCTGATTGACCGAAAAGATCTGGATAATCAGACGACGAGCGAATTCACGAAGTTCGCCTCGGAGTTCAACACGGGCATTTCGACTGGGACAGGTTCCGCAAATAGCTTGATCATTGGTACATCGAGCTCAAAAAAATTGAGCGAGACATTGTTGTCGGATACGAACTCCAACACCGTCATCATCACGACGCGTCAAAAGCTCGAGGCGGCATTACGTTATGCGCAAAAGCAAGAAGCTGAAAAAGGGACGCAACGATTCCAGAAGCTGATTGGGCAGCATATCGTCTTTGTCATCGATGAATGTCATCGTGCCTTGAGTGCGGAAGGGATGGAGGCCATCAAAGGCTTCTTCCCGAACTCGACCTGGTTTGGCTTCACGGGAACACCAATCTTCAATGAAAACAAGAAACAAGCACAAGGTCAATTGGCGCGGACGACACGGGATCAATACGGTGAGATTCTACATACGTATACGATCAAGAATGCGCTCGAAGATGGATCGGTCCTCGGCTTCCAAGTCGAACACGAGGATACGATTGAACCGGTCTCGCTCTACAATCATATTTTTTCGAATCTACGAGCAGATGCTAAATATGCTGACCGAACCGACGAAGAAATCGGTACCTTGATCGAAGAGATGGATGAGATGACGAAGGAGACATACATCCCGAATGATTTGTATGAACGGGATGCGCATATCGAGAAGGTCTTGCAGAAGCTATTCCGTCCGGATAATGCCTATACGAAATTTGACTTCAAGAACGGGCGACCACAAAAATCGGCCATCTTGACGACGAGTTCGATTGCGATGGCGAAGCGCTATTACCATGCCATCCAAGAGATGAAACAAGACCCAAATTGGATGGCGGCACATTTTGCAGGACATCCACTTCGAAAAGGACGGACGATCGATGATCCTGACTTCCCGCGGATCGCTATCACCTACTCGATGCAAGAGAACACTGAGAACGCAACGGAAGTCCAAGAAGAAATGCGCCAAGTCATTCGTGCCTACAACGACTACTATGGAACGGCTTGGTCAATCGAAGACATCGAACGTTACAACGGCGATATCAACAATCGATTGGCACGGAAAAAAGCGGAGTTCAAGCAATTCGGAAAACAGATCGATCTCGTTATCGTCGTCGATCGGTTACTGACCGGATTTGATGCGCCGACGATCCAGACATTGTTCGTCGACCGGAACCTCAGTTATGCGAACTTGATTCAAGCCTTCTCACGGACGAATCGAACGTATCCGGATAAGACAAAAGGCTTAGTCGTCACATTCCGTCGACCTGCGACGATGGAAGAGAACGTCCGCGCAGCGACGCGTCTCTATTCGAATGAAAATGAGGATTCGAGCCTGATTTATCCGACATACGATGAATCGAAGAAGCGATTTAAAAAAGGATACAGAGTACTAAAGGATATCGCCCCATCACCGGATGTCATCGATGAACATTCGCCGATTGACGAACGTGTAGATTTCGTGAAGGCGTATCAAGAATTCAATCGAGTATTCGAAGCGTTAGCCACGTATGATGAATACAACAATGATATGGAAAGTTCTAAGGCATTAGTGGATCAAGTACAAGTACTTGAAGATTTTGCTGGTATTTACGAAACGGTAAAAGGGTCTCTGATTGAAGACGAAGATGACAGTGATGAAGAACGAATTGATTATTCCGAAATCGAATTTTACGCAGAGAATTCAATTAAGCTCTATGACATCGATTCGACCTATATCAATCAATTGTTAGGTACGTACTCTGCTAATAGTGAAGACATCCGCTCGGAGATTGAAAAGGCGCTACAAAAACTCGGGAAATCTGAAATCGTGAAGACGGTCTACCATACGATTTTAGATGCGATTGATAATGAAGTCGTCTCACCGGATGAAGATATCTTTGGTGTGAAGCGAAGATACTTTAAACAAGCTTATCAAGAAAAAATTGAAACATTTGCTTTAGAGTGGTGTGTTGATGAGCAAGAACTGTATACCTCTGCTGTCCAGTACCATATCGGGATGGAGAAAATCCCGAACGTAGGACGAATCATTGAGAGTAAAGATTTTGCGCGTTACAAAGACACACATCCTGAAGCAATCTTATTAAAATACGGACCAGGCATGAAACGTTCGTGGCGTATCGTATTGGATGAAGAAATCATCCCGCTTGATCAAGAGCTTCGTTAA
- a CDS encoding type II toxin-antitoxin system HicB family antitoxin, giving the protein MAMYKYYAVLTKIEEGEGFGDEGNDGYYVSFPDLENVFTEGETYEHALFMAKDVLELMLESMLTHGESFNQSSTLQQLNLKDSKETHIELIEVDVEPRPDSKLATPDSYLLKYVDARNKDVEIGLDSKFLMESITRVLDAGGTIISLGDYDMDEDEVFYTGRVVK; this is encoded by the coding sequence ATGGCAATGTATAAGTATTATGCAGTACTGACAAAAATAGAAGAAGGTGAAGGGTTTGGTGATGAAGGTAATGATGGATACTATGTTTCTTTTCCAGATTTAGAAAATGTATTCACGGAAGGAGAGACGTATGAACATGCACTGTTCATGGCGAAAGATGTTTTAGAATTAATGTTAGAAAGTATGTTGACGCATGGCGAATCGTTTAATCAGTCCTCTACATTACAGCAGTTAAATCTTAAGGATTCGAAAGAAACTCACATCGAATTGATTGAAGTGGATGTAGAACCGCGACCCGATTCAAAATTAGCGACACCAGACTCTTATTTATTGAAGTATGTGGATGCGAGAAATAAAGACGTTGAGATTGGCTTAGATAGTAAATTTTTGATGGAGTCTATTACTCGCGTACTGGATGCAGGAGGAACAATCATTTCTCTAGGTGATTATGATATGGATGAAGATGAGGTGTTTTATACAGGGCGGGTCGTAAAATGA
- a CDS encoding restriction endonuclease subunit S, with translation MNNYLIPCFRFRDFQSIWKEYKIGEIFTVTRGQVLATSKTSTIQSLENPYPVYSSQTKKNGLMGFYKSYLFDTAITWTTDGANAGTVKFREGKFFSTNVNGVLLSNNGYASIAVAEALNKVAWKYVSKVGNPKLMNNVMSEIKLRLPESIEEKNEISSFFKNLDDTISFHQQELEAIKQTKQGFLQKMFPKDGETVPEIRFPTFCDEWKLKKINEIAKVNPKSTLPNEFEYVDLGSVLGTRLLSSQKETKKNAPSRAQRVAKKGDVFYQTVRPYQQNNFLFELRNENFVFSTGYAQLRPNIDSHFLLNALQVKSFVMSVMSSSTGTSYPAINSSDLSQLEVRVPITSEEQIKIGEFFKQLDEVIELKEQELEAIKQTKQGFLQKMFV, from the coding sequence ATGAATAACTATTTAATTCCATGTTTTCGATTTAGAGACTTTCAATCAATATGGAAAGAATATAAGATTGGAGAAATTTTTACGGTAACTCGAGGTCAAGTGTTAGCAACATCGAAAACAAGTACTATTCAATCATTAGAAAATCCATATCCAGTATATTCATCTCAAACAAAAAAAAACGGATTAATGGGATTTTATAAATCATATTTATTTGATACTGCAATAACATGGACTACTGATGGTGCCAATGCCGGAACTGTAAAATTTAGAGAGGGTAAGTTTTTTAGTACCAACGTAAATGGTGTACTTCTATCTAATAATGGTTACGCTAGTATTGCTGTTGCAGAAGCTTTAAATAAAGTTGCATGGAAGTACGTATCAAAAGTAGGTAATCCTAAATTAATGAATAACGTTATGAGTGAGATAAAATTGCGACTTCCTGAAAGTATAGAAGAAAAAAATGAGATCAGCTCATTTTTTAAGAATTTAGACGATACCATTTCTTTTCATCAGCAAGAACTGGAAGCCATAAAACAAACTAAACAAGGTTTCTTACAGAAGATGTTTCCTAAAGATGGAGAGACTGTTCCTGAAATACGTTTTCCGACGTTTTGTGATGAATGGAAATTGAAAAAAATAAATGAAATTGCAAAAGTAAATCCCAAATCTACGTTACCGAACGAGTTTGAATATGTTGATTTAGGTTCAGTTTTAGGAACTAGATTACTTTCTTCTCAAAAAGAAACTAAAAAAAATGCTCCTTCTAGAGCACAGAGAGTGGCAAAAAAAGGAGATGTTTTTTATCAAACAGTAAGACCGTACCAACAGAATAACTTTCTTTTTGAATTGAGAAATGAGAATTTTGTATTTTCGACAGGTTATGCACAATTAAGACCGAATATAGATAGTCACTTTTTACTAAATGCTTTGCAAGTAAAGAGTTTTGTTATGTCTGTTATGAGCAGTTCTACGGGAACAAGCTATCCTGCTATTAATTCAAGTGATTTATCACAACTAGAGGTAAGAGTACCCATTACAAGTGAAGAACAAATCAAAATCGGAGAGTTCTTTAAACAATTAGATGAAGTTATTGAATTAAAAGAACAAGAACTCGAAGCAATAAAACAAACGAAGCAAGGCTTCCTTCAAAAGATGTTTGTCTAA
- a CDS encoding DEAD/DEAH box helicase family protein: protein MIPEAKLTTHHLYDSLVGAIDQAEEVYIVAAFAQKSGVALLVPAFRRALQRGAEIRLLIGDYLHITDPEALAQLLALDGLSVRFYRSGGRSFHPKAYLFRNAETGLSIVGSSNISNSALRSGIEWNVHLPQAVAPQILDDAIDAFMDLYLSESAEELNPVVLDAYRQAYAARQYVAEPEVEYDEGTVVVTPEILPHRVQEEALHALWETMEEGRTRALTVLATGLGKTYLSAFFAGDFTRVLFLAHQKELLLQAERSFKKVNPAWQTGFYIGSDRTVIETTEIVFASVQTLAQKRHLERFTPDQFDLIIVDEFHHAAATSYRKIINHFTPRFLLGLTATPDRMDGADVYAICHHNVAFQMHFTAAIAEGFLTPFHYYGIHDTIDYSQIRRIGRTYDATQLEHRQLDREVADNIYHSWEKHRQTKTIGFCSSIKQAEYLAQVFRDKGTTAFALTGQTINRAKYMRAFEQGEIEVLFTVDLFNEGVDIPKVDTLLFCRPTESVAIYTQQIGRGLRLAQDKSRCVIIDLIGNYRNVETKLKLLGTMKESFKRGETEPITPPPGCVIEFDTRALELIHRLRQPSQRKLRLIEQYEQIKYELGHRPSYVEIGEYAAIPQGYKQEWGSYVGFLKEQQELSQEEVEVYDANRELIEQVEKTQMNRSYKMVVLLAMLERGEERWMEPITAEEVAPFFYEYLHAEKYRELKDAQTAELKGPFDSAKVERLLKKMPFPKMGKPFVFDSDVLSIENQTSGRELFNVIYDIIHFRLQMYFSN, encoded by the coding sequence TTGATTCCGGAAGCGAAGCTGACGACACATCATTTATATGACTCACTCGTCGGTGCCATCGATCAGGCGGAGGAAGTCTATATCGTCGCAGCGTTTGCCCAAAAGTCAGGTGTCGCCTTGCTCGTCCCAGCTTTTCGGCGCGCCTTGCAACGGGGAGCCGAGATTCGCCTATTGATTGGCGACTACTTACACATCACGGACCCGGAAGCACTGGCGCAGTTGCTTGCGCTTGACGGGTTATCGGTCCGCTTTTACCGGTCAGGCGGACGCTCTTTCCATCCGAAAGCCTACTTGTTTCGAAACGCGGAGACCGGCTTATCGATTGTCGGCTCGTCGAACATTTCGAACAGTGCGCTTCGGTCCGGTATTGAATGGAACGTTCATCTACCGCAAGCCGTCGCACCACAAATCCTTGATGATGCGATTGATGCCTTCATGGATCTTTACCTCAGTGAGTCAGCAGAGGAACTGAATCCGGTCGTCTTAGACGCCTATCGTCAAGCATACGCGGCGCGTCAATATGTCGCGGAACCGGAAGTCGAGTATGACGAAGGAACCGTCGTCGTTACTCCAGAAATCCTCCCGCACCGGGTGCAGGAAGAAGCGCTCCACGCGTTATGGGAAACGATGGAGGAAGGACGGACACGTGCATTGACAGTGCTCGCGACAGGCTTAGGGAAGACTTACCTTAGTGCATTCTTTGCGGGAGACTTTACCCGGGTCCTGTTCCTGGCGCATCAAAAAGAATTGTTGCTGCAGGCAGAGCGTTCGTTTAAAAAAGTCAATCCGGCGTGGCAGACCGGCTTCTACATCGGAAGTGACCGGACCGTCATAGAGACGACGGAGATCGTCTTCGCGTCCGTCCAGACGTTGGCGCAAAAGCGTCATTTGGAGCGCTTTACACCCGACCAGTTCGATCTCATCATCGTCGACGAGTTCCACCATGCGGCAGCGACGAGTTACCGGAAGATCATTAATCATTTCACGCCCCGTTTCCTGCTCGGTCTGACAGCGACACCAGACCGGATGGATGGCGCTGATGTCTATGCGATCTGTCATCATAACGTTGCCTTCCAGATGCACTTCACGGCTGCGATTGCTGAAGGCTTTTTGACGCCATTTCATTACTACGGCATTCATGACACGATCGACTATTCTCAGATTCGACGGATTGGTCGGACATACGATGCGACACAACTCGAGCATCGCCAACTTGATCGTGAAGTCGCGGATAATATCTATCATTCATGGGAGAAACATCGGCAAACGAAGACAATCGGCTTTTGTTCGTCAATCAAGCAGGCAGAATATTTGGCGCAAGTCTTCCGGGATAAAGGAACGACGGCATTTGCACTGACAGGACAGACGATTAATCGTGCAAAGTATATGCGAGCATTCGAACAAGGCGAGATCGAAGTCCTCTTTACGGTCGATTTATTCAATGAAGGTGTCGATATTCCGAAAGTCGATACACTCTTATTCTGTCGCCCGACGGAGTCAGTAGCCATTTATACGCAACAAATCGGACGTGGCTTACGTTTGGCGCAAGATAAATCACGCTGTGTCATCATCGACTTGATTGGGAACTATCGTAACGTCGAGACGAAACTGAAACTGCTTGGGACAATGAAAGAATCGTTCAAGCGGGGAGAGACAGAACCGATTACGCCACCGCCAGGCTGTGTGATTGAGTTTGATACCCGGGCACTGGAATTGATTCATCGACTGCGGCAACCAAGCCAGCGAAAGTTACGGCTGATCGAGCAATACGAGCAAATCAAATATGAACTAGGTCACCGACCATCCTATGTTGAGATTGGAGAGTATGCGGCAATTCCGCAAGGCTATAAACAGGAGTGGGGCTCTTACGTTGGGTTCTTGAAGGAACAACAGGAATTGTCTCAAGAAGAAGTCGAGGTGTACGACGCAAACCGGGAACTGATCGAGCAGGTCGAAAAGACGCAGATGAATCGGAGTTATAAGATGGTTGTCTTGCTGGCAATGCTCGAGCGGGGAGAAGAGCGTTGGATGGAGCCGATTACGGCGGAAGAAGTCGCACCATTCTTTTATGAGTATTTGCATGCGGAGAAGTATCGGGAGTTGAAGGATGCGCAAACTGCAGAGTTAAAAGGACCGTTTGATTCAGCTAAAGTAGAACGGTTATTGAAGAAGATGCCGTTTCCAAAGATGGGGAAGCCATTTGTATTTGATAGTGACGTATTATCGATCGAAAACCAAACATCAGGACGGGAACTATTTAACGTCATATATGACATAATTCATTTCCGACTGCAGATGTATTTTTCGAATTAA